The following is a genomic window from Hymenobacter sp. APR13.
GTACAATCCCAAACACAAGGACTTCGAGGAAGTGGCGCAGTTCAACCGCCGCACGGTGGAGGCCATGAGCTACACCTTCCCAAAGTGGCCCTTCCCCTACGCCCACGAAACCGTGTTCGACGGCCTCGACCAGATGGAGTACCCGATGATGGTGAACGACAACCCCGTGGAAACCCGCGACGACGCCATCACCCTCACCGACCACGAGGTGTTCCACACCATGTTTCCGTTCTACATGGGCACCAACGAAACCAAGTACGGCTGGATGGACGAGGGCTGGGCCACCATCGGCGAGTGGCTGATTTCGCCGCTCATTCAGCCGGGCTTTGTGGATGAGTACGGCATCGAACCCTACGCCAAGGGTTCGGCGCAGGAGTTCGACGTGCCCATCACCACGCTCAGCACCCAGCAGACCGGCACGGCGTTTTTCCTCAACTCCTACCCCAAGCCTGCGCTGGGCTACCTCTACGTGAAGGATTTGCTCGGCGACGAGCTGTTCACGAAGGCCCTGCACACCTACATCCGCAATTGGCACGGCAAGCACCCCATGCCCTACGACTTCTTCAACTCCATGAACACCGGCGCGGGCCAGAACCTGAACTGGTTCTGGCAACGCTGGTTTTTCGACGGCGGCTACCCCGACCTGGCTATTGCTAACGTCACGAAAACCGCCACCGGCCACGACATCGTGGTGCAGGCCAAGGGCACCAAGCCCGTCCCCGTAGATCTGACCGTGACTTATACCGACGGCAAAACCGAGAAACTGCACCGCACCGTAGCTGCCTGGCAAGCCGGCAACACGAGCGTCACGGTGCCTGTGGCCACTACCAAAGCCGTGAAGCGCGTGGAGCTAGGCGGCATATACGTGCCGGACAAGAACAAGGCGGATAACGTGTGGGAGGGGAAGTAATATGGAATCTGCCAGTAAACAGCATCTAGGCTGAACAACGCTGGCACTGCTTTATTGGTAAGGCGGTTACATTCAGCGAGCGTTATCACTCACGTATTCTGTAGCTATGGCCAACTTCCGTCTTTCCTTTGCAGCGGGCACTATTTTGCTGTTTGCATCAGCGGCTCACGCGCAAACGCAGCAACCGCAGGCCACCCAGCAGGCCGATGCTGCCCAGCAGCCGCAATCCGGCACTATTATCAAGATGCAATGTCGCCCTAACCGCCTGTTACCTCACCAACAGCCACTTTATGTAGTTAATGGCAAACCCTTGAGAGAAGATTCTCTTCAGAGTATCAATCCCAATGACATAGAGAAGATTGACATTCTGAAGGACAAAAAGGCCGTGGAACGCTTCGGCCCAGCGGCCATAAATGGCGCCGTACTCATCACTACCAAGACAGGCAAGCGGTAAACACGCTTCTCACAGATCATGAAACGCTACCTCTCCACTTGCCACGACTTGTAGGTACCAACCTACAAGTCAGATGAAACAACCTAAAAAGCGCTGGGCCTGGACGGCACGCCAGCGCGGCCGATTCCGCCTATACAGCAGCTTTAGCTACCAGTTCTATCATCCCAGCGCAAAATTTAATCGTCAGCTCTGGAAGCATAATCGAAGCCAAACCCGACAAGCGCTTATCCAGCTTCGGCAAGGAACAGACGAAGCGGAAATTCACTTTCCGTACCATCACAAGCACAGTGGCCATTGGCTGTGGACTTAACAAAAAGAAAAGGGCGCCCGTTTGGGCGCCCTTTTCTTTTTGATCAATATTACCCCCTACCCTTTCGCCGTGAGTGTGATGTACGGGATGATACATTCCTCCAGCGAGATGCCGCCGTGCTGGAACGTATCCTTGTAGTAGTTCACGTAGTAGTTGTAGTTGTTGGGGTAGGCGAAGAAGTAGTCGCCGACGGTGAAGACGTAGGCGGTGCTCACGTTTTCGCGGGGCAAGAAGATGCGCTCCGGCTTACGCACGGTGTACACGTCCTTGGTGTCGTCGAAACCCAGGTTTTTGCCGTGCTTGTAGCGCAGGTTGGTGTTGGTGTTCCGGTCACCCACAATCTTGTAGGGGCGCTTCACTCGGATGGTGCCGTGGTCCGTCGTGATGATGAGCTTGCCCTTGCGCTCGGCAATCTGCTGCAGCATCTCATAGAGCGGCGAGTGCAGAAACCACGACTTAGTGATGCTGCGGTACGCCGACTCGTCGGCGGCCAGCTCCCGGATCATGGCCATGTCGGTGCGGGCGTGCGAGAGCATGTCCACGAAGTTGTAGACGATGGCGTTCAGCTTGTAGTTGTTGTGCAGGTTGGCCATTTTGCCCAGCAGGTCCTTGCCAGCCTGCAGGTTGGTCACCTTATGGTAGCTGAACTTGTGCTTCTGGTTGGCCTTCTGGAACATGATTTCCATGAACTCGGCCTCGTGCATGTTCTTGCCCTCGTCGTCGTCGTCCCACACCCACAGGTTGGGGTACTTTTTCTGGATTTCGCCGGGCATCATGCCCGAGAAGATGGCGTTGCGCGCATACGCCGTGGTGGTGGGCAGAATGCTGTAGTAGGTTTCCTCCGAATCGACGGTGAACATCTCGGCAATGATGGGCTCGAGCACCTTCCACTGGTCGTAACGCAGGTTGTCGATGAGCAGGAAGTACACGGGCGTGTCGCCGGTTTCCTTGAGCAGCGGGAACACGCGCTTCGCAAACAGCTCGTGCGACATAAGCGGAGCGTCCTTGTCATCGCCGTTCACCCAGTCCTCGTAGTTCTCCTGGATGAAGCGGCCGAAGTAGGTGTTGGCCTCGTCCTTCTGCATGTTGAATACTTCGGCCATGCTCTTGCCTTCCGTCTCGTTGATTTCCAGCTCCCAATACACCAGCTTCTTGTACACGTCGGCCCACTCGGCCGGGCTGAGCCGGTCGCCGAGCTGCATACCCAGCTGGCGGAAGTCGCGCTGGTAGCCAGAGTTGGTTTTTTCGCTTACGAGGCGCTTGTTGTCGAGCACCTTTTTCACGGCCAGCAGAATCTGGCTGGGGTTCACGGGCTTGATGAGGTAGTCGGCAATCTTGGAGCCGATGGCGTCCTCCATGATGTGCTCTTCCTCGCTCTTGGTAATCATGATGACAGGAAGCGTGGGCTTCACGGCCTTGATTTCGGTGAGGGTTTCGAGGCCTGACAGGCCCGGCATGTTCTCGTCGAGAAACACGATGTCGTAGTTCTGCTCCTGCACCTGCTCGATGGCGTCGGCGCCGGAGTTGACACCGGTTACGTCGTAGCCTTTTTCCTTGAGGAAGAGAATGTGCGGCTTGAGCAGATCGATTTCGTCGTCGGCCCAGAGGATGGAGTATTGTTGCATAGGGGGTCTTGGGGTGTACCGCCCGGCAAGGGGCCGGGCGCGTCGTTACACGAGCTTCTGTGGGGGCTTCCCGCGCTGGTTTTTGCTCCCATAGGAAGCAAAAAACCCGGCGTAGGTTGCAACTGAAGTTTCGTAAGTAGCTTTACTCCCAATCCCTGCTTTTTGGTTTTAAAAAAATTGCGCCCGGCAGATATTCTGCGGCTTTGGCGTCGTAAAGAAGCCGAAAATTGTTGAGTTAGGTTCCCGAGTGGCTGGCCGCCAACCCGCCGGCCGGCAGCAGCCCGCAGCCCGGCAAACTGCCGTAGCAACCACCGTTCCACGATTCTCCGGGCTGGCCCGGTGCCTTTGCATGAACAAAAAGAAAATCTTCAACGACCCGGTTTACGGCTTCGTTACCATCCCTACTGAGCTACTTTTCGACCTGATCGAGCACTCCTATTTCCAGCGGCTGCGGCGCATTCAGCAGCTGGGCCTCACGATGTTTGTGTACCCGGGAGCCCTGCACACGCGCTTCCACCACGCGCTGGGCGCCATGCACCTGATGTCGCTGGCGCTGCGCACGCTCAAGGACAAGGGCGTGGCCATTACGGCCCGCGAGGGCGAGGCCGCACAGGCGGCCATTCTGCTGCACGATATCGGCCACGGGCCCCTCTCCCACGCCCTGGAGCGCAGTATTTTCCACGATGTGCACCACGAGGAAATCAGCTTGCACCTGATGCAGAAGCTGAACGCCGAGTTTGGCGGGGCGCTGGATCTGGCCATCGACATTTTCCAGGGCACCTACCACCGGCCGTTTTTCCACCAGCTCGTGAGCAGCCAGCTGGATATGGACCGGCTGGACTACCTCAACCGCGACTCGTTCTATACCGGCGTGCAGGAAGGCCGCCCCGGCGCCGACCGCCTCATCAAGATGCTGACCGTGGTGGACGAGCGGCTTGTGCTGGAGGAAAAGGCCGTGTACAGCATCGAGAACTTCCTGGTGAGCCGCCGCCTGATGTACTGGCAGGTGTATCTGCACAAAACCGTCACGTCGGCCGAGCAGATGGTGATTCGCATCATGCAGCGCGCCCGCGACCTGGTGCGCAGCGGCGTGGAGGTGCCGGCCACCCCCAACCTGCACTACTTCCTGTCGCGCAACGTCACGCAGGCCGAGTTCCAGGCCGACGACCAGATTCTGCGCCGCTTCACCCGCCTCGACGACACCGACGTGTGGAGTGCCGTGAAGCTCTGGGCCGACCACCCTGACAAGGTGCTCAACTTTCTGGCCCAAAGCCTGCTCGACCGGCGCCTGTTCAAAATCACGCTCCAGACTGCGCCCTTCGAAGCCGAGTTCCAGCTGGGCATCGTGGAGCTGATTGCCGAGCGGTTCAACCTGCTGCCCGACGAGGCCGCCCAGCTGATGATTGCGGGCCGCATCAGCAACAACGCCTACGACGCCGAAGGCCAGGACACCATCGACGTGCTGACCAAGCGCGGCCGCGTGGTAAACGTGGCCGAAGCCTCCGACCTACCCAACATCAAAGCTCTGGGCCAGCGCGTGGAAAAGCACTACATCTGCTACCCCAAGGAGATTCTGTAAATCAGGGCTTAGGGATTGGGGCTTAGGGCTTAGGCTGTTCTGCTGCATACAAGCAGGTGCCTCAAGTCCCAGGCCCCAGGCCCTACTTCCTAAGCACTAAGCGCAACTTTTATCTACTTTTGCCCCCCTATGGAATTCACGGTAGGCCAGATAGCAGAAGTGTTGCGCGGCGCGGTAGAGGGCGACGCAAGCCAGCGGATAGACCGCCTGGCCAAGATTGAAGAGGCGCGCGCCGGTTCGCTGGCCTTCCTCTCCAACCTTAAATACGAGCACCACCTCTACACCACGGGCGCCTCGGCCGTGATTGTGAGCCGCACGCTGGAGCTGCGGCACCCCGTTTCCACGGCCCTCATCCGCGTCGACGACCCCTACACCAGCTTCACCACCCTACTGGAATTCTACCAGCAGGCCACCCGCACCGGCAAGCGCGGCGTGGAGGAACCCGCCTACATGGCCGCCTCTTCCACCATCGGCGACAACCACTACCGGGCCGCGTTTTCCTACATCGGCGAGAACTGCACCATCGGCAACGACGTGGTGATTTTCCCGCACGTGTTCATCGGCGACCGGTGCAAAATCGGGGATGGCACAATTTTGTACGCCGGCGCTAAAGTCTACGCCGAAACCGTTATCGGGGCGCGCTGCACCATCCATGCCGGGGCTGTGGTGGGCTCCGATGGGTTTGGGTTTGCCCCGCAGCCCGATGGCTCCTACCGCACCATCCCGCAGATCGGCAACGTGGTGCTGGAAGACAACGTGAGCATCGGCGCCAACGCCACCATCGACTGCGCCACCATGGGCGCCACCCTCATCCGGGAAGGCGCCAAAATTGATAACCTCGTTCAGATTGCCCACAACGTGGAAATCGGGCGCCACACGGTAGTAGCGGCCCAGTCGGGCATTTCGGGCTCTACTAAAATCGGGGACTTTTGCGTGCTGGCTGGGCAGACCGGTCTGGCCGGGCACCTCACGCTGGCCAACCGCACCACCGTGACGGCGCAGTCGGGCGTGGGCAAGTCCATCAAGGAAGAAGGCGTGCTGCTGCAAGGCTCGCCGGCCTTCGCGCTGCGCGACAGTCTGCGGGCCAACGCCGTTTTCCGGCACCTGCCCGACCTGGAACGCCGCATCAGCCAGCTGGAACGCGGCGCAAACCCGCCGGAAAAGTCCTAGCTTTGCAGCCCTAATAGTTGTCAGTTCCCAGTTGTCAGTTGTCAGATGGTTGTCTTATCAGCCCGCTCCACTGACAGCCAGCCGCTGACAACTGACAACGACCTGATGAACGACAAGCAACATACTATTAAGGCGCCCGTGACGGTGAGCGGCATCGGCCTGCACACCGGCGTACAGGCCACCATGACGTTTTGCCCGGCGCCCGTTGGCCACGGTTACAAGTTTCAGCGGGTAGATCTGCCCGGCCAGCCCACCGTCGATGCCGACGTGGACAACGTGGTAGACCTCTCGCGCGGCACCACCATCGAGCAGAACGGCGCCCGCGTCAACACCGTAGAGCACACGCTGGCCGCCCTCGTCGGCCTGCAGATCGACAACGTGCTCATTCAGCTCGACGGCCCCGAGCCGCCCATCATGGACGGCAGCAGCCACGAGTTTATTGAAGCCCTGGAGCAGGCCGGCCTGGAAGAGCAGAACGCGCTGCGCAACTACTTCGAGATTCCCGAGGAAATCCGCTTCCTCGACAACGCCCGCGGCGTGGAAATTGCCGCCCTGCCCCTCAACGACTACCGCCTCACGGTGATGGTCGACTACAACTCGCCGGTTCTGGGCTCGCAGCACGCCTCGCTCACCGATATCAGCCACTTCAAGGCCGATATTGCCAGCTCCCG
Proteins encoded in this region:
- a CDS encoding TonB-dependent receptor plug domain-containing protein, encoding MANFRLSFAAGTILLFASAAHAQTQQPQATQQADAAQQPQSGTIIKMQCRPNRLLPHQQPLYVVNGKPLREDSLQSINPNDIEKIDILKDKKAVERFGPAAINGAVLITTKTGKR
- the lpxD gene encoding UDP-3-O-(3-hydroxymyristoyl)glucosamine N-acyltransferase — its product is MEFTVGQIAEVLRGAVEGDASQRIDRLAKIEEARAGSLAFLSNLKYEHHLYTTGASAVIVSRTLELRHPVSTALIRVDDPYTSFTTLLEFYQQATRTGKRGVEEPAYMAASSTIGDNHYRAAFSYIGENCTIGNDVVIFPHVFIGDRCKIGDGTILYAGAKVYAETVIGARCTIHAGAVVGSDGFGFAPQPDGSYRTIPQIGNVVLEDNVSIGANATIDCATMGATLIREGAKIDNLVQIAHNVEIGRHTVVAAQSGISGSTKIGDFCVLAGQTGLAGHLTLANRTTVTAQSGVGKSIKEEGVLLQGSPAFALRDSLRANAVFRHLPDLERRISQLERGANPPEKS
- a CDS encoding PglZ domain-containing protein, which gives rise to MQQYSILWADDEIDLLKPHILFLKEKGYDVTGVNSGADAIEQVQEQNYDIVFLDENMPGLSGLETLTEIKAVKPTLPVIMITKSEEEHIMEDAIGSKIADYLIKPVNPSQILLAVKKVLDNKRLVSEKTNSGYQRDFRQLGMQLGDRLSPAEWADVYKKLVYWELEINETEGKSMAEVFNMQKDEANTYFGRFIQENYEDWVNGDDKDAPLMSHELFAKRVFPLLKETGDTPVYFLLIDNLRYDQWKVLEPIIAEMFTVDSEETYYSILPTTTAYARNAIFSGMMPGEIQKKYPNLWVWDDDDEGKNMHEAEFMEIMFQKANQKHKFSYHKVTNLQAGKDLLGKMANLHNNYKLNAIVYNFVDMLSHARTDMAMIRELAADESAYRSITKSWFLHSPLYEMLQQIAERKGKLIITTDHGTIRVKRPYKIVGDRNTNTNLRYKHGKNLGFDDTKDVYTVRKPERIFLPRENVSTAYVFTVGDYFFAYPNNYNYYVNYYKDTFQHGGISLEECIIPYITLTAKG
- a CDS encoding HD domain-containing protein — protein: MNKKKIFNDPVYGFVTIPTELLFDLIEHSYFQRLRRIQQLGLTMFVYPGALHTRFHHALGAMHLMSLALRTLKDKGVAITAREGEAAQAAILLHDIGHGPLSHALERSIFHDVHHEEISLHLMQKLNAEFGGALDLAIDIFQGTYHRPFFHQLVSSQLDMDRLDYLNRDSFYTGVQEGRPGADRLIKMLTVVDERLVLEEKAVYSIENFLVSRRLMYWQVYLHKTVTSAEQMVIRIMQRARDLVRSGVEVPATPNLHYFLSRNVTQAEFQADDQILRRFTRLDDTDVWSAVKLWADHPDKVLNFLAQSLLDRRLFKITLQTAPFEAEFQLGIVELIAERFNLLPDEAAQLMIAGRISNNAYDAEGQDTIDVLTKRGRVVNVAEASDLPNIKALGQRVEKHYICYPKEIL